ATTAACTCTACTGGTTGCGCGTCGTTTCTTCGAACGCAATTAAGTTCCCTGCGATTAATTCGTAGAAGTAACTAGCTCTAACGATTCTCGCCGACGCGATTTCATAAATCTCGAACGATCGTAAACGATCTATGCAAAGTACCGGTTCGCTTTCGAAACAACACATCGGGTTCGGTCGTTTTCCGATCGCTGGGTCGCGAGAACGCTCGGTCGACCACGTCACACGGATTGCCACGGTTCCATGTAAACGGGATGTGAAAGTTTCGCGAAGTCGTTAGATATGCATAATGGCAGGGCAACGGTGCACTCGTTTAAGTGCAACACTCGTGAGAGCCTGGGCGTGACGCGTCGTCCAACCGATTTTCCAACTTCCGTCACACGCACGTAAACGCGTTCTTTTTTTGTCGACTTAAACGGTCGAGTTTTCCATCTCTTCTCAGCCTGTTTCACTTGATTTTCTCCTCGTTTCGAAGCTACGGTCCTGATCGATTCGCGGTACGATGCTCGAGAACCGGTCGTTTCTAGTAATGGTAAGAAAAATGGCCGAGGGAAATAATCGGTTCGCGTTAACTCGAAATTGCGCCTTCGGCGGATTTCTAGAAAGAAGTAGCATCTGTTCAACGTGTTTGTAACTCGCGATTTCCAGGAGACATTGCTCGTCGATCAATTACGAATGCCAATTCGCATTACACGGATTACGTTAGAATAATACGTGATTGCATAAAACGCGAACAGGTCGGTTTTTCTTTTGTGAAATGGaactaaaaagaaatttctttctctaaTATTTACTTCAAGCGTGGTCAAAAGAATTCATCGTAGATAACGGAGAACTTTCGAGGAAGGTTCGgtattattacgaattgcgAAACGTTACAACACTATGTCTCGAGTTTGCATTTTCCTCAACAACAGTCGTTACGATATCGACGGACGTAGAACGTTGCGAAATTTCATGCTCGACTTCCATCCGGTTATCGTTTCTTCGGACTTTGATATTAAACGAGGCAAAAACCAGTCACATCGTAGCTTTCACGCTTTAAAGGCGATCGCGTTGAGGGACGACGTTTCCCAGGTGCCGAGAATCGTTTCCCGATGCCGCGGAACGCCGCGCGCGCGGCCAGTCTATAACCGTGTAGCGAGTATCGAAAGTGAAAGCCGCGGTTATGTTACAACGGGGCACGTGGTAATCGGTGCCAAGTCAATGAGAGTCTGAATTCACGGCGATAGTCGAACGTTGCTTCCGTAAACCGGCGCTGAGGATAGTTCGTCTTCGttcgttttcgttttttcttcctcgCTGATTTCACTTCGCGATATTGCCGTGCCACGAGTACACCTTTCACGAACTTACATACATAGACACATAATGTAACGCTACGAAACGAACAATAGCTTCGAAACAAATTGGTCGTATAACGAGAAGCAAGCGATACTGACCGGAACTTACCTGGTCGCAGGTTGTGTTCGCCTGTCTAGCAGTAGCAACGGCCCGTGCCGGAATCGCACATGGACCTGGCATTGCTCTTGCTGGAGGTCATGGCGTTGGCGGCCTTGGAGTTGGTGGAGGCCTCGGAGTTGGTCTTGGAGGAGGCATTGCTGGAGTTGGCCTAGTCGGCGGAGGTGCTAGTCTCTCCGGTGGACTTGCAGCAGGTGCTGGTAGCGCGAGATCTCTCCAAGAGGGAGCGTCCAGCTTGGGATCCTCAGCTCTCGGTGCCAGCTATGCCGCTGGATCCGCGGCGGCAGCTGGTGCTGCTGGTGTTCAACAAATTGTCTCTGGTGGTGCGTAACTCGTCGTGGAATTGAATATAAAGAAGAATTACCACGAGAGGGACAGTCGTTCACCGGGATTCCTTTTATTCTGTCGAGCAGGAGTGATCGGAGGCAGGGCTGACATTGGACCCGCTGAAGGACCCAAGGCTAACGTTGGACCCCAGAGTGGACCATCTGACAGCGTAGGACCCCAAGAAGGTGCCAAGAACGTTGGTGGACCTCGTACCGGCCCAGCTGGTCTCGTAGGACCTGCTACTGGTCCATTCACCTCCGTGGGTGCTTCTGCTGGTACCTCCACCCTCATTGGACCATCCCAGGGTAGTGCTAACTTGGTAGGACCATCTGTGGGAGTTGTATCCTTCTATGCTGGCAGTGGCAACATCAACGGTGACGACGGTAGCTCTGGCTCTGCCGCCGCTGCTGCGCCTGGTGGTCTCGGTGGTGCTGGACTCGGACTCGGTGGTGCTGGTCTGTATTCCGGTCGAATGATCGACATTAAGAAGCAACATTGATATATGATAAAGGAGCGAAGGAGTTGGAACATATATTTTACCAAGCTGTTTGGTATTTTCAGGTGCCATCGCTGTTGTGGGTGGTGGTGCCGGAATCGGCGCTGGAATTGGCGGACACGACGGTGGTGTTGCTGTGATCAACGGACCATCTGGCGCCATCCACGCTGGACTCGGCTCTCACGGAGCTATCATCCCCGCGGCACTTGGCAAGTACTAGACGTTCTAAAGCCCCAGCGATCTCGGCTCGGCGACGGCGGCATACCCACCACAGTCACTTACCGGTCTCAAACGATCCTCAAACGCGCTCAACGTCTTCTTCCCAAAGCTTCGTCCAATCTAGGAACATGGTTATAGCGCCGGCGTTAGTGGTGTAGTCGGTATATAGTCAGAATATTCTAATCACAAATCCAGTCGGTATATATCGAAACACGGTGAAAAGCGCGAGTTGAAAGCTCGGCACGCTGGTCTCAGCCATCAAGGATCACGGGTTCAGATCTCGGTAAAGTGCACACCGTGGCCACGGCCATTCGTGATCCGCGGTTCTCGTCTCGTCTCATCCCCATCTCGTCGACAACGCGACTCGTCCCCATCGTAAGACGAGGCACGGGTAAAATTTAgtcaatttcttctttcatcaaATCCGCGTAACGCGACGGAGGAAGTCGAACGAAGCCGTGATTGCCAGCCACGGTTGCAACAACACCGCGACATCTGGACATCTTGGTCGCGATCTACACGACGAGCCCGTATCATACGATCGGCAACGCATCAAGCCACGTCCAAGTTTTCTAGTTGACGTCACCTGAACCACCGCGCCAGAACACAGAGTCAACGCAAGCACGTTGAACCCGGCTGCTCCGTCATGGACCCAGCAAGTGGACAAGCTTTGGCGCTTCGTCGTTGGACCAACTGGGTCTGTTCTGTTTTCTGAACACCCACCGTTGCTCCGGCAGTACtctctttgtattttttttctctcttacgTCTTCCACCATCCGTAAGGCCGCCGCTCTTCACACATATTTACTACtctgtctttttttctctctcttccgaTGAGCCGTGCACGATCATATGATCGCGTCACGATCTCACAAGTTGTTATACTCACTGCCGCACTCAAgcatacatattattattacattactcgTCCATGCGCATATATGTTttctctttatatatatatacatgtatacatactattactactacttccttcgcgtatatatatatatgaacacATTGCCacacgcgcgcacacacactaTTGCTATATGTGTACtcgtatatatacacacactacacatatattatataatcgtGTTATATGTtagtgaaagagagagaccgGTAGATTATGGTAGGTCAGCCCTTCCCGTGAGTGAATGAATGTAAATAGATGGCGCGCCGCTGCCGGCCCCCGACCCCGCCCGCCCTCGTCATACCCTTTCTTTGCGATCACGACTAGCACCCCACCACCACCATAGATAGATACCACATATTTATAgcgtttatacatttatacaatactttatataaaataaagcatCAGTATTTAAAACTCACTCTTGATTATTTCCTTCGATCATCCCTTAAATCACCCTCTTTAGCGATCGTTCCATTCCTCGCTAAAGTAAATAACTCTATATCAACAGCGTTGAATAACGAGTAAAGACAACGAACTTCAATTGAACTTTGAATCTCTTAGACAAATTGAGCATCTGATCATGATTTGGTGCAATCAAAATTATTTGCCTAGTTCTAGTCTTGGAACAAAGAAAGATCTCTGCATAGATATAAAGAAATCAAAGGAAGCAAGAATCTAAAAACCGATTGCTATCAAGACATTGCCACCGAGTATGATAAGATTAAGTATTTAGTCTAACGATTCAATCCCTTCTGTAATTCTCTAATTATCTTATCTAAATACTCTTCTAAGAGTCGAGCTGAAGTTGATTCCCTTTTTTTATGTTCCTCGTTTCCGTCGGAATGTTAAAGGAGGCAGGTTCCAACGAAACACTAAATTCCGAATCGACCGCCTGTTGCTGCAGCCATCGTTTACCGATCGTTCGGCTACGCTTTGCTAACGATGGATTTGTCAAGAGTCGTCCACTCGTTAGAAAGTTCAACGTTCGAGTCGAAATGGCTCGTTTAACGTTAGTTAATGACATCGCGTGTCAACGAAATCTTCATCCtcgtgtatgtatatttgttttcGTATTTACCGCATCTGCAAAGCAAAACACGAAAGAAACTGTATGTTACCGTCGATGATTGCGCTTAAGCTAATTCGCGTGGAACAAATGACTTTGCCGACGTGATGTAAGAATGGACAGCGTCAACGGTACGTAATGGTAGTTTAATAACGCGCTGACAGCTGTGAATAATAGACATCGTGTATGGGGCGAATTTTATGGTGCTAATCGTCATTTGATGTCTTTAGTTTGCATTGCGAGCTCTACGTGGAACTTCGGACTCTTCCAAGGCTGTTACCAAACACTACAACTTTGAAACTTCACCTATCACAggtatttattacataattatcaaatattccgattttcaatttttaaatagttcctagatatataaatataagtaatataatatataagtttctaaatattcaaaaaacaGAACTTCAAATTCCGTATACATAAATTGGCCACGAGGACTTTGAAAGGGAGTGTTGAACTCGCCATCAGTTTCTGTAGTCGTAGCGAAAACGGACCAATTACCTTGCAACCTCGTTACACCGGTGTCAGAAAGGTAACTCTAAACTACGACGATCGCCTTTGTAACGCTACGACACTTGGCATACAGCAATTTGGTTAGTTCATTACAGAGATCATTCCATTCGTGAACTGTGCACGAATCATTAGGTGGTACAAAAGGATAAGACACGCTTTGTAGCACGATATCCTGCCAGCGACGATACTGCAAACAAAATTTCGAGGAGATAAAGGAAGATAGTCTCTCGAACAAACTTTGACGTTAAAATGATTGGAAATCCAGAATGTTTCTGAAAATTGGAACCGAAGTACTCCCCAGATCCTACTTATGTTAGTCAATCAAAACAAGTAGGAATTTCGTGAGAAACGTAAgtcgaaatattataataaccgTGTCATTGATTCACTGTGTATCATACCTTTCAAATATTCTCATAGGTAAATGTTCAGTAGAAAATATGGTGAACGAGATAACCATACACCATAAAGGCTCAAAGTTGAAAAGGTGAGTTAGTTCTAAGTTTCTTCTAttgtcaattaaaaaaaaaaaaaaaaagaaaacgaaaaagaagaaagtttgTCATTAATACGAACAAACTACTGAGCTTTGAAATCGAAATAGGTCGCTCGAATCCAACGAAAGGTTTGAGAAGCCCCCCGATACATCAGAATTCAACACAGTTTTCTACTCCCTTTTTTGCAGTCACGGCCTTTTAGACGATCAATCGAGGCTCTTCATTTCCATTGTGGTTAGAATATACGCTGAAGAAACGAAATTCCGTAGACCGCCGAAAAAAGCGGTTCACGTAGTTGAAGAGAACTTAGGAATCCACGTTTCGGGATCAAGGGTCGATCTAGATCAAGCAGGCATTCAAGCTGATCGACCGGTGCTGACCCATCATATTCGGCGAAGAGGTTCGGACTTTTCAGGTCGATTTGGCCACAAATACGGCTTTAACCGCGAGTGAAAAGTCTTTAAATCTCTTCCAGATTCGCAAGCGGCACGGGACTCGGTAGGTGAAGCTTCCAGTGGTCTGCAGTTGACcgtgaataaaataaaagccaTTGGGTGCGTGCTAACCCGCGGAATCCAGTAAAATCTGCTCTGAGGACGAAAAAGTCGGACGTCGATCTGGCGAAGAAGGCAAAACGCGAGGTAACTACTCCATAATCTTTTCTACTCGGTTCTTCTATTCGTTTCTCTTCTAGATGGGGAAATATCTTTTCATCTACTGCCCATAACCGTCTCGAGCATGAGCACGTGGCTCATATTTCTAAAGAAGAAGTGGAAGAAGAAGATGGGATTTTTAAGAAGCTTTACAATGTTTCCTTTGCATTCAATTTGGCTAACATGAAAGGATGACCGATTTTTTGAAGAGATAAAATGAGATAAAATCAAGAGGAAATTGTGATCTTAATCTAGTTAGCTAGATTAGGCTAAGCGTAGACTACTTTCGACACCGTGCTGACAGTTTAAGCATCTTTATCGATCGTTTTATTTGCGTTAAAATGAGCTCAGATCAAGTGAGAACATTTCTTCAAAATGAAACATTTGTATAGGCCATGAACAGTCTCCCTTATCAAATCTTCTGTTGTAGGGTATTTTCTGCGATTCCTCAGATACGAAAATGAATTGTTATcagagatttatatttatataatgtatatgttctacgacacttcacttacatatatattaaccTGATAATTGataagattttttattatacttgttctttaattaattttattttttaattaattaaataaaattaactttgTTATTATTCTTAAGAAACGTGAAGAACAATGTTGCAAGCTACATGTTGATAAtgttattgataaaaattaaatgtatttgttgtgttgcaaaaagaaaaggaaatgaaacagagaaaaatggacaaGGCAAAGAACGAAATACACAAACGTGCTATgaagtatttattaaaatggtAGAATGGGCATAAACTGTGGACCGTAGAATGAAGTCGATAAAGCGGCCGTTTTATCTTCTTCAAGACGAAACGTCAAGATTACGACTACCGAGACAAGTATTCTGAGCGCTTCATGCACTGAAACTATTCATTTAACCGAGATCTCCGTTTAGTGAATCGCCccattaaaaatcttttagaACGACGAGATAAAACTAGAATCATATTTCAAACTCAAACCAGATCACCAAgacttttattatataaaatcccCAAATTCAAAACCAACAGataaacgtcatatttcacaCGATTTTAGCTCAAGTTGAAATGGAAAGAAGTAGAAAGTGGGTAAGAAGTTGAAAGACTGTTAAATCACAGGTTTCGTAATTCCCGCCAACAGGATAGGGACGAAGACGCTGATGCAGCACGAATCGTTAAGCGCGATCAGGCGTGGTCCTTTCACTCTCGGGGGTGTGCGATTCCTACACAAGTTCCCAGAAGAATCTGCTAACTCGAGGCTCGAGAGCTCGGGTTTTGCGGCCAAGGTCATTTCGTCATTGAGCCTCTGATGAGATTCTGACAGTCTCATTGAACGAAATCACGATTTCTATGATGCTTCTTAAGTGCCTACGCTTTAAGTGTCCGTCATTTGATTGCACTCGAGATCAAACTCGAACAGCAACTTCTTCTAATTTCATAGATTAATGGCTTAAGATGGTTTTATCCAACGACTTCATTACACGATCTTCTGTTTTAATTGTTGCTCGTAGATCTACGAGATGAACTTCTGATCGAACGTCTGATAAGCAAAGTGCTATTGTAATAGTTTCTATTATTAGAAACTGGTACTGTAAGAAGTAAAACTAAGTAAGATGTGAGAATTTTGTATCGTTGCCATTAGATAACCTTTCGTGTctgatatttcattatatatggAACGACCCTAAATTGGAAACGATTCGGACACGTATCCACTTGAAGCGGAACGACGCGAGAATCGGCCGCCAGTAGACTGCTCTGCTCTCATAAGAATTCCGATGCATTGCGTCTACATCGTGGCACAGACAATGACTGCAAATGTCAGTCTCACCATTAGCATTGATCACGTTCAATCTCTGCCGTTCCTCCTCGATCGCATCGCGGGACTACAAATTTCAAGAACCGCGCCACCCGTGACCAATATCAAAATCGATTACATGCTCctacatactgttaccatagGTATCGCCATACTCTGTTACGTGGCAATATTTTTGTAGTGACAGCAAATGTAAATACTGAAATCATAGGATACTTTTTGCATCAAAAAGAATGTTTATGACAATGTAGGACAAGGTAACAAAATAATCTGTTTGCAAGCTATTTTGCTGAATAAACGTTAAAATAGGCTTTTGGCAAATTAGAGAAGTTTCTAACTTGAATTTAGACGATTGAAAGCACAAAGATCATTCTGTACGTATCATTTAAGGCTTAGCAATAAGTTTCATGGGAATTAGGGTACTCACCCCAATGGGAAGAGATGCGAGACGACGTAATTGCTACAGAGAATGAGTGATGAGCTCTCTATGGAAACTTTCTACGTGACATGGAGTGAATACAAAGATCAATAAGTGATATATTTCGCTACTTTGTCGATAGTATTGTATACATATTATCTATTTCAATACATGGccgaaaaacaaaaattccgaataataaacgaatttccggcatattaaataaagttaaaaaaaatcaagtgatatcattttattttatatatctccTAATTTAACGAATCTTAGGACGATAAGCAAAAGAACCACGGTTCACACGATTCTCCGCAGGAAGCTCGAGAATAATGGGACGGGAATAATGTAATCGAAGATTCGAGCGTGAAACGACTGTTTGCCGTGCGGCGATACACAAGTATCGTGGTTTGCATGGATTACTCGAGCGTGGACCAATTCGAGAGGAACAAAACCGTATATCGATCGGTGCGCGATAATTGGAGCAACGAAGATCGCACCTTTTTCCGCGACCACGGAGGCATAAAGGTCACGTTCGACTCGACACGCTCATGCTCCGAAGCTTCGTCTGCAGGCGGTACATACCACAGAAAACCGTATTAATCCCTGAGAACGTGACTCTTTCCCACCCATAATGTGAGGGCTCGACTTGTTGCCGCAAACCGATCGGTTACTTCATCGGCGAGGATGATGCGGCTAACCGCCTACCATTTTTCGACTACAAAACATACGAttagaaaatacacgtttgAGATCGAGAGTTTGATCAAAGAATTACACAAGTTATTCGAGGAATTGAAAGAGGCAATTCAATTCTGATAAATGTGACAGAATCTTTCGTAAGTTCTGtgttatttcttaatttgtaGCGTAGGACTTGTGGCATGATGGAAAATGGGAGACAAAAGAGCCAACTGACGCCACTAATCGCCCACTAATTTTCCGCTGGGAAACATACGATTAGATGAGATCGATACGAGTCTAAGGTCAAGAGTTAATCGATGAATTACACAAATTATTCGAAGAATTCGAAGAGGAGATATAAAATCGGATAAATACAGGTCTTTCGTAAGCTTTATGTTAAGCCTTAATTTATACCGTAAATACTTGTGACAGGGTGGAACATGGGAGACCAAAGGACTAATTGACGCAGTATATAAGACGATAATTACGAGGAGCGATGTTAGTACGCTTGAAACATTCAGGCCAATTACACCGTAGGTTGAAGATCACGCCTGTTCGCCAACGGTTACCTGCCATTCGTCCCCTTTATCGCTGGAGAAATCGCAAATTACGCTAATTACAGCGCTTTCGCGTTCGCCTAATCGATTCCTTTGTTCCCGAACGTGCGTCGATATCAACCACAGCCATTCGTCTTCCCAAAGGAGCAGACATACTTTCATCTCATATAAAAGTTCATCTATATAAAACAATTCCTCACCGAAAAATTACGTCGATTCATTCTAAACCATACCGTTTAATGGAGCAAGTATTTTACTAGTCGAACAAGTCGAATGACCCCGAGATTCCCGAAGACGAAAGGTTCTCACGAATCGCCGCACGAAACGCCCGATCCCATTACAACGTGCAACGAAACGATCGAACTTTGCCTCGTCGACACAAAGGAGACCCCGGGTGAATATCAAAAGTTCCGTTCGTCGAAAGACGGTCCTTTTAGTTACCAAGTTCCGCCCCGTAAAAAGGAATCGTGACGCGAACACGATAAATCTATTTCGCGTTTAACGTCGTGACCGACTTCTGTCGTCAATAAAGATACATCTTGGTTTTTGAGTGTTTCATTCTTCAAAACAATCAAATGCATATATAGATTCTTATGAGTATATGCATTTTTGAGACATTTCAGCACATGCACCCACTGTAACCGTAAccaaaagaaacgagaagatGGATGCTTTCTCCTTGAAATTCTATAGATTCTCATGAATAGATTCATCTCAATCTGCAGATGATTCATTCATTAGAACGACAATTCGTTAGAATACGTATCCACTGTAACCATAACCTAAAAAAGCGAAGAAACGGATGCTTTCTTTATGGAACTGAATCGTTTGATGAAACAAAGAATCGATGAAAGGcaacaaagaaaagaattcaACGAAGTAGCAGTTTTGTTTCAAGAAGgacaaaggagaaaaaaatccGACGATATGCTTCCCCAGTGGAAGCGATCATTTCACAATGAATGGTCGTTGAAGGTCAGTCAAGGGACTCAGCATCCCGAGGGTGGGTGTGCCGGATGCTGACCTTCTTGCACAATGGCTCAGACTGTACCATCAGCGGATATGATTTGAAGGGATCAACTAGGGGCGCGGTCGGGATCCTGGAGCAGTATATAAAGTCCGACCAAGTCGTCCGTGAGCACACTAAGCAATCGGTCGGTTGGCAAGATGAAGGCCTTCGTAAGTATTCTCCGGAACATCGGAATATTGCAACAGTGAATTTCTCGTCATGAGGCTCGCCACCGCAGAAGTTCAATCTCTTTCAGTTTGGTGAACGTGATTTTATATTCTCGGTGTTTTTTTCGCTCTGCAAAATTGTTTCTGtttggaaattaatattctattgaTTGTTTAACAACTCTTTGTGGAATTTTAGAGTGGATGAAAAAGTTCTAAATTGGACACCATTACTTTCAGTTGTGTGGTAGTTTTAAACACTAAATcttaatagaataatttaagaatttataCAGACTAACGGTTTGCTCATACTCTATATTATGTGTGTTTTATTTCGGTTGGCTTTTCTAGTTCGAAATTACGTTAAATTAgagattaatattttagtGATTATTTAAGAAACTTTCTGTGAACTTGTAGCATGGACAGGAATGTACTAGACTTTAGCGCCAATTTGAAACATCAAGTCTTCACGAAATAATTTACTGATTGACTAAGTATAAATTTGACGATACTTAccattaattttgaaaattttagttaattttgACAGCCCTCTTCGCGTTCGTCGCAGCTGCCCCGCGGCTGCGCCGAGAGGCTATTTATGGTGGATACCATGGTGGACTTTACGGAGGTCACCTCGGATATTCTCATGGAGTGGCAATCGCTGGACCCGCCTTGGGACCAACCAGTGTTGCTGGACCTCACCTTGGAGCGACCATGGTGGCTGCTCCATCTATAGGACCAGCTAAGCTCTCTGGATCCGTTGCTGGGCCGGTTCAAGTTTCTGGTGCTGTTGCTGGATCCGCTGTTGTTACTGCTTCTGTCGCCGGACCTGCTCACGTGGAGGGTTACAGCGGCCCCTATGACGGTGGAGTCGGTGAGTGCTCAAACTCAAACTCAAACTGAAACTCAAACTGAAACTGAAACTCAAGCTCAAACTCAAACTCAAACTCAAACTCAAACTCAAACTCAAACTCAAACTCAAACTCAAACTCAAACTCAAATTCAAACTCAAACTCAAACTCAAACTCAAACTCAAACTCAAACTCAAACTCAAACTCAAACTCAAACTCAAACTCAAACTCAAACTCAAACTCAAACTCAAACTCAAACTCAAACTCAAACTCAAAGTCAAACTTAAACTTAAACTCAAACTCAAACTCAAACTCAAACTCAAACTCAAACTCAAACTCAAACTCAAACTCAAACTCAAACTCAAACTCAAACTTGTCtaaaatttttactaaaaCACAATATGGTAAATATTTACCTATCACATATAAAATGATCCGACTTGGTTCTAGGTTTGGGATACACCGGTCCAGCCTATAGTTCCGGGATAGTAGGGTATCCGGGATATGCTGGATACTCTGGATACGCGGGAGCCGGTAGTCACGGAGTGGTAATAGCAGGACCAGCATCGCATGGAGCCGTTCTCGCAGGACCAGCGTCCCATGGCGCCGTCCTTTCTGGTCCTCAATCTGGAAGCGCCGCTGTATCCGGCCCTAATGCTGGTTCCGTGGTAATCGCTGGACCCTCTGGTAAAATTACTACCCACGGAACTGGCTTTGGTGGGATCCACACTGGACACGGTCATTGGTAACGAATGACAGCTGTTGGCAGAACAAAAACTTTAAAAATCTATCGATCGTATCCACTTCTATGAATTATCAGCGGAGTTAAACTACAATACGATATCTGATCGTTATATCGTTAGATTTGTCTCACGACGATCCCCGTTAGCGATACATTTGATACTATGATTTTATAACGATAATGCAATAcgaataagaattttttatacatttgatataccattacttttttttaaatagataataaataatttgtaacatgGATATTCGTAGATCGCTCGCTATTTATCGTGTAACTTTATCTGATCTCTTACGATAATACACGATTTAGTTACACACGTTTAATCATGTTGTTAACTATGTACTCGAAATCCTCACACACGATGCTTTAATGAagttatatcgttacacgtcgTCAACCTTTACGTCGCTTTAAATTCGTTATGCGTCCCATTTTAACGAgctgtaaaataattatgcaTCGATTCCATGCACGCTCTAGTTTTGTCTTTGCAAAAAGGAACCTTCACGTTTATTTATTCCACGTTCCAAATTTGCTGCTCTCAGTGTCAGTATTTAAcccgtttattttttattcctctTTCATTGccaagaagaataaaatttacggCTCCTCTACATAAGCAAGCTGGCATTCGTATCAAATTCTTCGATCGTGCTATCGCGCAACGAATCGAGACAGATCACAAAAGCGTTTTACGCGATCCACTATCGATCTTTATGTGTAGTTTTGGAAGTTTCGTTAGTTCATCGTAACCGTTCGTGGAATCGTTCGACACCGACTACAAGGGGCCACAATCAGAGGGTAGATAGAACCGAAGCCAAGTTGAACCGTTGACACGGATATCGACACGTTGGAATAACATATCGATAGTTGTGGTAAAGGTTAATGTCGTTAGATGTATGATTCGCGACACGGTTCGACGATCTTCGAACAAACGCGACGATTGCCTCGATTTCGCGacatcgtttaaaaaataatcgacCTGTGTGTAGATCGATCAGAGTGAACACAGGTGTGCTGGCACCATGGTCTAGTGCGAATAAAGCTAGACTAACGAACCACGCGCGCATAATTCACCGAAGGTCGTACACGAGTTCTGTGTTATCTCCTAAGTCGTTCTTTCAAGCGCTGACTCTATCGCGGAATCTGTACACGACAATTACCGCGTGCTTTTTTAAGGTCGACTTGATCCTCGTCACAGATCGTAGCCACGGCAATATTTTTCGCCTGTAAGCCGTTTCATTCGGTTTTTACGATTGAACAATTGCCATTTAAGTGGCTTATTTCGAGCTACCGATTCTCCATAATACGAGTTCAAACCACTTGATCATATTACATCGATAATCGGGTAAA
The DNA window shown above is from Bombus fervidus isolate BK054 chromosome 8, iyBomFerv1, whole genome shotgun sequence and carries:
- the LOC139989676 gene encoding uncharacterized protein encodes the protein MLTFLHNGSDCTISGYDLKGSTRGAVGILEQYIKSDQVVREHTKQSVGWQDEGLPLFAFVAAAPRLRREAIYGGYHGGLYGGHLGYSHGVAIAGPALGPTSVAGPHLGATMVAAPSIGPAKLSGSVAGPVQVSGAVAGSAVVTASVAGPAHVEGYSGPYDGGVGLGYTGPAYSSGIVGYPGYAGYSGYAGAGSHGVVIAGPASHGAVLAGPASHGAVLSGPQSGSAAVSGPNAGSVVIAGPSGKITTHGTGFGGIHTGHGHW
- the Apd-3l gene encoding apidermin 3 like, which encodes MKAFVVFACLAVATARAGIAHGPGIALAGGHGVGGLGVGGGLGVGLGGGIAGVGLVGGGASLSGGLAAGAGSARSLQEGASSLGSSALGASYAAGSAAAAGAAGVQQIVSGGVIGGRADIGPAEGPKANVGPQSGPSDSVGPQEGAKNVGGPRTGPAGLVGPATGPFTSVGASAGTSTLIGPSQGSANLVGPSVGVVSFYAGSGNINGDDGSSGSAAAAAPGGLGGAGLGLGGAGAIAVVGGGAGIGAGIGGHDGGVAVINGPSGAIHAGLGSHGAIIPAALGKY